The sequence GGCCAGCTGCCAGCGCTCGCGCGCGCGGCGGGCAATCGCTTCGAGCTCGCGCTCGCACATTCCGGGATAGTGTTCGAGGTAGAGCGTTTCCGTGGCCTGTCCGGGGGCGTAATCGCGCACATAACCCGTGAAGGTCACCAGTGCGCCTGCCTGGGAGCCGGCTTTGGCACGTAGACCGGCGGTAAGGGCGGCCGTGTCGAAATCGGCCTCCTGGACGAGGATCATAGTCTCAGCCTCCAGTGACGGGTTCGAAGACCGCCACCTCGTCGTCTGCGGCCAGCGCCACCGGCCCTTTGACATGCGTCTGATTGACAGCGAGCCTTAAGCGGTTCGCTTCGGACAACTGCGGATAGCGCACAGCCAGATCTTCGACCAACTGGACGGTATTCGCCGGCTGCGGCAGAGGCAGGCGCTCGGCGCGCTTGCCCAGCAGCTCCGCCACGCGAGCGAAGTACAACATATCAATCGTTGCGCCATTCACCGCTTTTTCCTCCCGCCTTGTACGCCAGGCGAACCTGTTCGATCACGATGCCCTTGTCTGCCGCCTTGCACATGTCGTAGATGGTAAGCGCGGCGACGCTGCAGGCCGTCATGGC comes from Bordetella holmesii ATCC 51541 and encodes:
- a CDS encoding thiS family protein — translated: MNGATIDMLYFARVAELLGKRAERLPLPQPANTVQLVEDLAVRYPQLSEANRLRLAVNQTHVKGPVALAADDEVAVFEPVTGG